From Phenylobacterium montanum, the proteins below share one genomic window:
- a CDS encoding N-acyl-D-amino-acid deacylase family protein → MYDRIIRSATVVDGTGAEPFTADVAIADGMIVEVGKISAAAHETINADGLLLTPGWVDIHSHYDGQITWDSQLAPSFWHGVTTTIMGNCGVGFAPVKPDRREWLIGLMEGVEDIPGTALSDGIQWEWETFPEYLDALRARSFAIDVGAQTTHGALRAYVMGERGAMNEPATPEDIEAMAALVREGQRAGAFGFSTSRTVIHRATDGEPVPGTYATVEELTAFARALTDTGGGVMEAVTAGLLGEDITAPPHELAWMNQISAATGCPITFLCGQNHVQPNWWRDQLQACIEGRERGAQVTPQVFCRSIGIVVCLRSRHHPFIHSEAWLSLSDLPHEERVRRLKTDEALRTAVTGQGMNNILGAVGGFSQWNGIYPLGTNPNYEPEPATTISAIAKREGRDPREVALDILLENEGEGFLHRPIMGYAKGSLDPTYELLASPYTVLGGGDGGAHVATICDAGAPTFLLTHWVRDRSRGPRLTLEHMVRKQTWDAAKLYGINDRGRIAPGLRADINLIDFDRLGYRPIRMLNDLPSGAERLMQKADGYVMTMVKGEVIQAEGEDTGARPGRLMHREAVGGTGRGGGNHASFRA, encoded by the coding sequence ATGTACGATCGGATCATACGCTCCGCCACCGTAGTCGACGGCACGGGAGCCGAGCCGTTCACGGCCGATGTGGCGATTGCCGACGGCATGATCGTCGAGGTCGGCAAAATCTCGGCCGCCGCCCATGAAACGATCAACGCCGACGGCCTGCTCCTGACTCCCGGCTGGGTGGACATTCACTCGCACTACGACGGCCAGATCACCTGGGACAGCCAGCTTGCCCCGTCCTTCTGGCACGGCGTCACCACCACCATCATGGGCAATTGCGGCGTCGGCTTCGCCCCGGTCAAGCCGGATCGGCGCGAGTGGCTGATCGGCCTGATGGAGGGCGTCGAGGACATTCCCGGTACGGCCCTGTCCGACGGCATCCAGTGGGAATGGGAGACCTTCCCGGAATACCTCGACGCCTTGCGCGCCCGCTCGTTCGCCATCGATGTGGGCGCCCAGACCACGCACGGAGCCCTGCGCGCCTATGTGATGGGCGAGCGCGGCGCCATGAACGAGCCCGCGACGCCGGAAGACATCGAGGCCATGGCCGCCCTGGTGCGCGAAGGCCAGCGGGCCGGCGCCTTCGGCTTTTCGACTTCCCGAACCGTGATCCACCGCGCCACGGACGGCGAGCCGGTGCCCGGCACCTACGCCACGGTCGAGGAGCTGACCGCCTTCGCCCGGGCCCTGACCGACACCGGCGGCGGGGTGATGGAGGCGGTCACCGCGGGGCTGCTGGGCGAGGACATCACCGCCCCGCCGCACGAACTGGCCTGGATGAACCAGATCTCGGCCGCCACGGGCTGCCCGATCACCTTCCTGTGCGGCCAAAACCATGTTCAGCCCAACTGGTGGCGCGACCAGTTGCAGGCCTGCATCGAGGGCCGTGAGCGCGGCGCCCAGGTGACGCCCCAGGTGTTCTGCCGCTCGATCGGCATCGTGGTCTGCCTCCGAAGCCGCCACCACCCTTTCATTCATTCGGAAGCCTGGCTCAGCCTGTCAGACCTGCCGCACGAGGAACGTGTTCGCCGCCTGAAGACCGACGAGGCGTTGCGCACGGCCGTGACCGGCCAGGGCATGAACAATATCCTGGGCGCCGTGGGCGGCTTCAGTCAGTGGAACGGCATCTATCCCCTGGGGACCAACCCCAACTACGAGCCGGAGCCCGCGACCACCATCTCGGCCATCGCCAAGCGCGAGGGGCGCGACCCGCGCGAGGTTGCCCTGGACATTCTCTTGGAGAACGAGGGCGAAGGCTTCCTGCACCGGCCGATCATGGGCTACGCCAAGGGCTCGCTGGACCCGACCTACGAACTCCTGGCCAGCCCATACACTGTGCTGGGCGGCGGCGATGGCGGCGCCCATGTGGCGACCATCTGCGACGCCGGAGCGCCGACCTTCTTGCTGACCCATTGGGTGCGCGACCGCAGCCGCGGCCCGCGCCTGACGCTGGAGCACATGGTGCGCAAGCAGACTTGGGACGCCGCAAAGCTCTACGGCATCAATGACCGCGGGCGCATTGCGCCGGGGCTTCGCGCCGACATCAACCTGATCGACTTCGACCGCCTGGGCTATCGCCCGATCCGCATGCTCAACGACCTGCCCAGCGGGGCCGAGCGGCTGATGCAGAAGGCTGACGGCTATGTCATGACCATGGTCAAGGGCGAGGTGATCCAGGCTGAAGGCGAGGACACGGGCGCCAGGCCCGGGCGATTGATGCACCGCGAAGCGGTCGGCGGGACCGGCCGCGGCGGCGGCAACCACGCAAGCTTCCGCGCCTAG
- the ggt gene encoding gamma-glutamyltransferase produces MSRSIRLIAAALTFAMAAGAAQAAPRDLKAGAVAASDQFGAAAAREVLRKGGNAVDAAVATGFALSVTYPEAGNIGGGGFMTLYVDGKPYFLDYRETAPAAASANMYLDAKGEVVPNLSLTGNLAAGVPGTVKGLWEAHHRFGKLSWAQDLAPAIRLASQGFAPSKIMVAVRDGDHKQFEGETNFATYFGSFKAGQVFRQPELAATLRRIAKDGDKGFYEGPTADLIVAQMGRGKVKGLITKDDLKSYKVAWREPIQAEWRGFHVITAPPPSSGGIALLQLLDMKQDDKALFKGVTLNSPQYMHLVSELEKRVFADRAAYLGDPDFVKNPVQALIDPAYVARRAAEVDPQKPSALAAVKPGLEKPQTTHFSIVDKWGNAVSNTYTLNGDYGAGVVVEGAGFLLNDEMDDFSSKPGVPNQFGVVGSDANAIGPNKRPLSSMTPTILTKDGKLAMVIGTPGGSRIFTSVFQVLADVYDYDLPLPKALAQLRFHHQLLPENTIFSEPYAPFDAGLTKALAERGYKVEDQDYNGDIEAIRIVGGMPQPASDPRQRGVSMVVK; encoded by the coding sequence TTGTCCAGATCAATCCGCCTCATCGCCGCCGCCTTGACCTTCGCTATGGCTGCGGGCGCCGCCCAGGCCGCTCCGCGCGATCTCAAGGCCGGCGCGGTCGCCGCGTCCGACCAGTTCGGAGCCGCTGCGGCGCGAGAGGTGCTGAGGAAAGGCGGCAATGCGGTCGATGCGGCCGTGGCTACGGGCTTCGCCCTGTCGGTCACCTATCCCGAGGCCGGCAATATCGGGGGCGGGGGCTTCATGACCCTCTATGTCGACGGCAAGCCTTACTTCCTCGACTATCGCGAGACCGCGCCGGCGGCCGCCAGCGCCAACATGTATCTCGACGCCAAGGGCGAGGTGGTCCCCAACCTCAGCCTCACCGGCAACCTGGCGGCGGGTGTGCCGGGCACGGTCAAGGGCCTCTGGGAAGCCCATCACCGCTTCGGCAAGCTGAGCTGGGCCCAGGACCTGGCGCCGGCCATCCGCTTGGCCAGCCAGGGCTTCGCCCCCTCCAAGATCATGGTCGCGGTGCGCGACGGCGACCACAAGCAGTTCGAAGGCGAGACCAATTTCGCCACCTATTTCGGGAGCTTCAAGGCCGGCCAGGTGTTCCGCCAGCCCGAGTTGGCGGCCACCCTGCGTCGGATCGCCAAGGACGGCGACAAGGGCTTCTACGAGGGGCCTACGGCCGACCTGATCGTGGCCCAGATGGGGCGCGGCAAGGTCAAGGGCCTGATCACAAAGGATGACCTCAAGAGCTACAAGGTCGCCTGGCGCGAGCCGATCCAAGCCGAATGGCGCGGCTTCCACGTCATCACCGCACCGCCGCCCAGCTCAGGCGGGATCGCCCTCCTGCAACTCCTGGACATGAAGCAGGACGACAAGGCCCTGTTCAAAGGCGTGACCCTGAACTCGCCGCAGTACATGCATCTGGTCTCGGAGCTCGAAAAGCGGGTGTTCGCCGACCGGGCGGCCTATCTCGGCGACCCTGACTTCGTGAAGAACCCGGTCCAGGCCCTGATCGACCCCGCCTACGTTGCCCGTCGGGCGGCTGAGGTCGATCCGCAGAAGCCGTCGGCCCTGGCCGCCGTCAAGCCGGGCCTGGAAAAGCCGCAGACCACTCATTTCTCGATCGTCGACAAGTGGGGCAACGCGGTCTCGAACACCTATACGCTGAACGGCGACTACGGCGCGGGCGTGGTGGTCGAGGGCGCCGGCTTCCTGCTGAACGACGAGATGGACGACTTCTCATCCAAGCCGGGGGTGCCGAACCAGTTCGGGGTGGTGGGCTCGGACGCCAACGCCATCGGACCGAACAAGCGGCCGCTCAGCTCCATGACCCCGACCATCCTGACCAAGGATGGCAAGCTGGCCATGGTGATCGGCACGCCGGGCGGCTCGCGCATCTTCACCTCGGTGTTCCAGGTGCTGGCCGACGTCTATGACTACGATCTGCCTCTGCCCAAGGCCTTGGCCCAGCTGCGCTTCCACCATCAGCTGCTGCCCGAGAACACCATCTTCTCGGAACCTTACGCGCCGTTCGACGCCGGCCTGACCAAGGCCCTGGCCGAGCGCGGCTACAAGGTCGAGGACCAGGACTACAACGGCGATATCGAGGCGATCCGCATCGTCGGCGGCATGCCCCAGCCGGCCTCGGATCCCCGCCAGCGGGGCGTGTCGATGGTGGTGAAGTAA
- the hutC gene encoding histidine utilization repressor: MNSAIDIAVGERALHQRITADIEDKIRSGAWPPGFRIPFEHELTQQYGCARATVNKAVSALASAGLIERRRRAGSFVARQHIQSAVLEILDIEAEVTRRGQAYGYALLSSNVRRIDPADSDESRLGGGPCLEIRCLHLADGQPLALEHRLLSLDVAPSAAEVDFAKTSPGGWLLRHVPWTEAEHRISAVNPDRADARQLKVRPSDACLCVRRWTWRVGEGVTYVRQLFPGDAYDLVARFTPGAG; the protein is encoded by the coding sequence TTGAACTCTGCAATCGACATCGCGGTGGGCGAGCGGGCGCTGCACCAGCGGATCACCGCCGATATCGAGGACAAGATCCGCTCGGGCGCCTGGCCGCCGGGCTTTCGCATCCCCTTCGAGCACGAACTGACCCAGCAGTATGGCTGCGCCCGCGCCACCGTGAACAAGGCGGTCTCCGCCTTGGCCTCCGCCGGGCTGATCGAGCGCCGCCGGCGCGCCGGCTCGTTCGTGGCCCGCCAGCACATCCAGTCGGCGGTGCTGGAGATCCTGGACATCGAGGCCGAGGTCACGCGCCGCGGCCAGGCTTATGGCTATGCCCTCCTGTCCAGCAACGTTCGCCGCATCGACCCGGCCGACAGCGACGAGTCGCGGCTGGGTGGGGGCCCGTGCCTGGAGATCCGCTGCCTGCATCTGGCCGACGGCCAGCCGCTGGCCCTGGAGCACCGGCTGCTGAGCCTGGATGTCGCGCCATCGGCGGCCGAGGTCGATTTCGCCAAGACCTCGCCCGGCGGCTGGCTCTTGCGCCACGTGCCCTGGACCGAGGCCGAGCATCGCATCTCGGCGGTCAACCCCGACCGCGCCGACGCGCGCCAGCTCAAAGTCCGCCCCTCCGACGCCTGCCTGTGCGTGCGCCGCTGGACCTGGCGGGTGGGCGAGGGTGTGACCTACGTGCGCCAGCTGTTCCCAGGCGACGCCTACGACCTCGTGGCCCGCTTCACGCCGGGAGCCGGCTAG
- a CDS encoding acyl carrier protein — MIPIDQVYGKLTDVFRDVFEDDELEPTPEMTAEDVDGWTSLAHVRLVLTIEEAFGIRFSAAQVSSMANVGDLATTIQKKLS, encoded by the coding sequence ATGATTCCGATCGATCAGGTCTATGGCAAGCTGACCGATGTCTTCCGCGACGTGTTCGAGGACGACGAGCTCGAGCCCACGCCGGAAATGACCGCAGAGGACGTGGACGGGTGGACCAGCCTGGCGCACGTACGTCTCGTTTTGACCATCGAGGAAGCCTTCGGCATTCGCTTTTCGGCGGCTCAGGTCTCGTCCATGGCCAACGTGGGCGATCTCGCCACGACGATCCAGAAGAAGCTATCCTGA
- a CDS encoding SGNH/GDSL hydrolase family protein yields MKTDVDPVSVRSGALPGRDLILLPLISLLTIVFLVGAAELGARWAWPEEKADSCLAKHGELGYRARPNCVSRTKAAEGPWVENRYNDCGQLSARSCHAPANGALRIAAVGSSIGYTYLVPWKDSWQGLIAESLGKACGRPIDFQSFAGLYNMNEAAMLAPQAAATHPDAAVMFIDATDLFQSPPLDFDLNLAAHKDVVTPPPGHLPGWEGVKDNLQFKRLKADSRAALMASHFLFKNERTYLDLYLKNGDKADFLRPPLTPAWQARLRVLDKDLGYMADQLKAQNAPLLVVFAPQQAQAEIASGLAAPGTDAYALDRAVQAIVEKHGARFVDATALFKGVKGVAAYYYPVDGHFNAKGNALLAGAVRQGLVGGPKPLVTGCGGA; encoded by the coding sequence GTGAAGACCGACGTGGATCCGGTTTCCGTCAGATCCGGCGCGCTGCCTGGGCGCGACTTGATCCTGTTGCCGTTGATCAGCCTGCTGACCATCGTGTTCCTCGTCGGCGCGGCCGAACTGGGGGCGCGCTGGGCCTGGCCTGAGGAGAAGGCGGATTCCTGCCTGGCCAAGCATGGCGAGCTGGGCTACCGCGCCCGGCCGAATTGCGTCTCGCGCACCAAGGCGGCGGAAGGGCCGTGGGTCGAGAACCGCTACAACGACTGCGGCCAGCTGTCGGCCAGGTCCTGCCATGCGCCCGCGAACGGCGCCCTGCGCATCGCCGCGGTCGGCTCCTCGATCGGATACACCTATCTCGTGCCCTGGAAGGATTCCTGGCAGGGGCTTATCGCCGAAAGCCTGGGCAAGGCCTGCGGGCGACCGATCGACTTCCAGAGCTTCGCCGGCCTCTACAACATGAACGAGGCGGCGATGCTGGCGCCTCAGGCCGCGGCGACCCATCCTGACGCGGCGGTGATGTTCATCGACGCCACCGACCTGTTCCAATCGCCGCCGCTGGACTTCGACCTGAACCTCGCGGCGCACAAGGACGTCGTCACCCCGCCGCCAGGCCACCTGCCGGGCTGGGAAGGGGTGAAGGACAATCTGCAGTTCAAGCGGCTGAAGGCCGACAGCCGCGCCGCCCTGATGGCCTCGCATTTCCTGTTCAAGAACGAGCGCACCTATCTCGACCTCTACCTGAAGAACGGGGACAAGGCCGATTTCCTGCGCCCGCCGCTGACCCCCGCCTGGCAGGCGCGGCTGAGGGTGCTGGACAAGGACCTGGGCTATATGGCTGACCAGCTGAAGGCCCAGAACGCACCCCTGCTCGTGGTGTTCGCCCCGCAGCAAGCCCAGGCCGAGATCGCCTCCGGCCTCGCCGCGCCAGGGACCGACGCCTATGCCCTCGACCGGGCGGTGCAGGCGATCGTCGAAAAGCACGGCGCCCGGTTCGTCGACGCCACGGCGCTGTTCAAGGGCGTCAAGGGCGTGGCGGCCTACTACTACCCGGTCGACGGCCATTTCAACGCCAAGGGCAATGCGCTCCTGGCCGGGGCGGTGCGCCAGGGCCTCGTCGGGGGACCTAAACCGCTCGTCACGGGTTGCGGCGGGGCGTAG
- a CDS encoding MBOAT family O-acyltransferase — protein MDVPSFPFLAFAAIGALAYNLSRARWWRISVLLVCNLAFLASFSHQVTAFIPYAGFVLLGYAFVFAIQNGAPKQLRPIAILTIIGLFFWLKKYSFLPSATYLTFPYLAMGLSYVFFRILHLVIDAHDQETIGRVGPLAYLNYTLNFHSIVSGPIQRYEDYARMTDGEPAPLDVVSVGIALERIVRGLFKVMVVSHLLSMAQKAVMTQLLSPETLLEHIRDGALITALYPIYLFFNFSGYVDFVIGVARFFRIELPENFNLPYSSASFIEYWSRWHITLSNWLKTYVYNPLLMVLMRRVRSKTVGPYLGAISLFVTFFLIGAWHGRTSEFMVFGLLNGGGVAANQAYRIFMADRMGRKPFAQLGRNPLYISLCRGLTFTWVGVTLLWFWSDWGLLAQMTRALGPVGVVGAFLAIFVSATLVLEAMVRGRKALLSIGRADAPVFTSRYLRTAWATALVVFVVAFQTVMDSPAPDIVYKAF, from the coding sequence ATGGATGTCCCGTCATTTCCGTTCCTGGCCTTCGCCGCGATCGGCGCGCTGGCCTACAACCTCTCCCGGGCCAGGTGGTGGCGGATATCGGTGCTGCTGGTTTGCAACCTGGCCTTTCTGGCCAGCTTCAGCCACCAGGTCACGGCCTTCATCCCCTATGCCGGCTTCGTGCTGCTGGGCTACGCCTTCGTCTTCGCCATTCAGAACGGCGCGCCGAAGCAGCTTCGACCCATAGCGATCCTCACCATCATCGGCCTGTTCTTCTGGCTGAAGAAGTACAGCTTCCTGCCCTCGGCGACCTATCTGACCTTTCCCTATCTGGCGATGGGGCTGTCCTATGTCTTCTTCCGCATCCTGCACCTGGTCATCGACGCGCATGACCAGGAGACCATCGGCCGGGTCGGGCCGCTCGCCTACCTGAACTACACCTTGAACTTTCACAGCATCGTTTCGGGACCGATCCAGCGCTACGAGGACTATGCGCGGATGACTGACGGCGAACCGGCGCCGCTGGACGTGGTCTCGGTCGGTATCGCCCTGGAGAGGATCGTACGCGGCCTGTTCAAGGTGATGGTGGTCTCGCACCTGCTGTCCATGGCGCAGAAGGCGGTGATGACCCAGCTGCTGTCGCCGGAGACGCTCCTGGAGCATATCCGCGACGGGGCGCTGATCACCGCGCTCTATCCGATCTATCTGTTCTTCAACTTCTCCGGCTACGTCGATTTCGTCATTGGGGTGGCGCGGTTCTTCCGCATCGAACTGCCGGAGAACTTCAATCTTCCATACTCGTCCGCCAGCTTCATCGAGTACTGGAGCCGGTGGCACATCACCCTGTCCAATTGGCTGAAGACCTATGTCTACAACCCGCTCCTGATGGTGCTGATGCGGCGGGTGCGCTCGAAGACCGTTGGCCCTTATCTCGGCGCCATATCGCTGTTCGTGACCTTCTTCCTGATTGGCGCCTGGCATGGTCGGACCTCGGAATTCATGGTCTTCGGCCTCCTCAACGGAGGCGGTGTCGCAGCCAACCAGGCCTATCGGATCTTCATGGCCGACCGGATGGGGCGCAAACCCTTCGCCCAGCTCGGCCGCAATCCGCTCTATATTTCGCTGTGCCGGGGCCTGACCTTTACCTGGGTCGGCGTCACCCTGCTGTGGTTCTGGTCCGACTGGGGCCTGCTCGCCCAGATGACCCGCGCGCTGGGGCCGGTCGGCGTGGTCGGCGCATTCCTCGCGATCTTTGTCTCGGCCACCCTGGTGCTGGAGGCGATGGTCCGAGGCCGCAAGGCGCTGCTCTCGATCGGACGGGCGGATGCGCCGGTGTTCACCTCGCGCTATTTGCGCACGGCCTGGGCGACGGCGCTGGTGGTGTTCGTGGTGGCGTTCCAGACGGTGATGGATTCCCCCGCGCCCGACATCGTCTATAAAGCTTTCTGA
- a CDS encoding HAD-IIIC family phosphatase: MMADDLYLGLAWLPPVEDFRAACAALLDGEGEQGAAVRGLARRRLNETQLNRLANTISALREQGRSLAPLTPFKLGIVGNGTLDLIGPALTASAARHGLDLSYVTVPYGAAVQEAVSPDSALNRAGCDAVLIALDHRGLPLRPSQADIDGAEQSVADSVALITAIRQGLRAASGARAIVQTLAAPPEALFGSLDRQVPGAMRRLTDRFNEALAASLDDGDVLFDVAALAQTVGLSTWHSPVQWNMAKLPFAGACLPIYAEHAARLAAAMRGKGGRCLILDLDNTLWGGVIGDDGVEGIVLGEGDATGEAFLSVQRMALSLRERGIVLAVSSKNDEANARKPFREHPEMLLKEDHIAVFRANWDDKASNIRQIAEELNLGLDAMVFLDDNPVERGLVRRELPQVMVPELPEDPALYARTLAAGGYFEAVTVSDEDRKRAEFYQTNAKRAQAKVAATDIEGYLKSLNMEMTVQPFDPVGRARIVQLINKSNQFNLTTRRYDNADIEAFEHDSQVLTLQVRLADIFGDNGMISVIICRPRGAEVWEIDTWLMSCRVLGRGVERMVLNEILLQARERGVKTLVGVYRPTERNGMVKDHYQGLGFTQLSASDSGETEWVLSATAEVPLAPMTVVRQGFLSAAA, encoded by the coding sequence ATGATGGCTGACGATCTCTATCTGGGCTTGGCGTGGCTGCCGCCCGTAGAGGATTTTCGTGCAGCTTGCGCAGCCCTGCTGGATGGAGAGGGCGAGCAGGGCGCGGCCGTGCGTGGCCTGGCGCGCCGTCGTCTGAACGAGACCCAGCTGAACCGCCTGGCCAACACCATTTCGGCGCTGCGGGAGCAAGGCCGCTCGCTCGCGCCGCTGACCCCGTTCAAGCTGGGGATCGTCGGCAACGGCACGCTGGACCTGATCGGTCCGGCCCTGACGGCCAGCGCAGCTCGACACGGCCTGGATCTCAGCTACGTCACGGTTCCCTACGGTGCGGCGGTGCAGGAGGCTGTTTCCCCGGATTCGGCGCTGAATCGGGCGGGATGCGATGCGGTCTTGATCGCCCTTGACCATCGCGGCCTGCCGCTCCGGCCGAGCCAGGCCGATATCGACGGGGCCGAGCAATCGGTCGCCGACAGCGTCGCCCTCATCACAGCGATCCGTCAGGGCCTGCGCGCCGCCAGCGGCGCCCGGGCAATCGTCCAGACCCTGGCGGCTCCGCCGGAGGCCTTGTTCGGCAGCCTGGACCGCCAGGTCCCGGGCGCAATGCGCCGGCTGACGGACCGCTTCAACGAGGCGCTCGCGGCGAGCCTCGACGACGGCGATGTGCTGTTCGACGTGGCCGCCCTGGCCCAGACCGTGGGGCTGTCGACCTGGCATTCGCCGGTGCAGTGGAACATGGCCAAGCTGCCCTTCGCCGGCGCCTGCCTGCCGATCTACGCCGAGCACGCCGCGCGCCTGGCCGCCGCCATGCGCGGCAAGGGCGGGCGCTGCCTGATTCTCGACCTCGACAACACCTTGTGGGGCGGCGTCATCGGCGACGACGGGGTCGAGGGGATCGTGCTGGGCGAGGGGGACGCAACGGGCGAGGCCTTCCTCAGCGTGCAGCGCATGGCGCTCTCGCTGCGCGAGCGGGGCATCGTGCTGGCGGTCTCGTCCAAGAACGACGAGGCCAACGCCCGAAAGCCGTTCCGCGAGCATCCCGAGATGCTGCTGAAGGAAGACCATATCGCGGTGTTCCGCGCCAACTGGGACGACAAGGCAAGCAACATCCGCCAGATCGCCGAGGAGCTGAACCTGGGCCTGGACGCCATGGTGTTCCTGGACGACAACCCGGTCGAGCGCGGCCTGGTGCGCCGAGAATTGCCCCAGGTGATGGTTCCGGAACTGCCGGAAGACCCGGCGCTATACGCCCGCACCCTGGCCGCAGGCGGCTATTTCGAGGCGGTGACGGTTTCTGACGAGGACAGGAAGCGCGCCGAGTTCTACCAGACCAACGCCAAGCGAGCCCAGGCCAAGGTCGCGGCCACGGATATCGAGGGCTACCTCAAATCCTTAAACATGGAGATGACCGTCCAGCCGTTCGACCCGGTCGGGCGTGCGCGCATCGTCCAGCTGATCAACAAGTCCAACCAATTCAACCTGACCACCCGCCGCTACGACAACGCCGACATTGAAGCCTTCGAGCACGACTCCCAGGTCCTGACGCTGCAGGTCCGGCTCGCCGATATCTTCGGCGACAACGGCATGATCAGCGTGATCATCTGCCGTCCACGCGGCGCGGAGGTGTGGGAGATCGACACCTGGCTGATGAGCTGCCGAGTGCTGGGGCGCGGGGTCGAGCGGATGGTGCTGAACGAGATCCTGCTGCAGGCCCGCGAGCGGGGCGTCAAGACTCTGGTCGGGGTCTATCGGCCGACCGAACGCAACGGCATGGTCAAAGACCACTATCAGGGCCTCGGCTTCACTCAGCTTTCCGCCAGTGACAGCGGTGAGACCGAGTGGGTGCTGTCGGCCACCGCTGAAGTCCCGCTGGCCCCGATGACGGTGGTGCGGCAGGGCTTTCTCTCGGCGGCCGCCTGA
- the astB gene encoding N-succinylarginine dihydrolase: protein MTEAVEINFDGLIGPTHNYGGLSLGNLASAKNAGEVARPKQAALQGLSKMRRLMQLGLPQGILLPQERPHLPTLHAWGFKGSPELAIAAAYRTDQALFQNACAASSMWAANAATVSPSADTEDGRLHLTVANLASNLHRSLEATFTDRQLSLVFGDEEHFAVHDPLPGGQHLGDEGAANHGRLCRSHGEAGVELFVYGDKPEGGFPARQRRRASECIARVHGLSPKRTAFVQQSAQAIDAGAFHNDVVSVANGHVLFAHAQAFEDRDGTIAALRRAFPELVLVEVPAEEVSLADAVRSYLFNSQLVSLPGRPGKMALILPAETQETASTKAYLDRLLASGGPIAEAHVVEVRESMRNGGGPACLRLRVAVTPEEHAAVDQRFLLDEAKLAALEAWVQKTYPDAVTPEMLGDPALHRQSLEALDQLTELLDLGSIYDFQFE from the coding sequence ATGACCGAAGCGGTTGAGATCAATTTCGACGGCCTGATCGGCCCGACCCACAACTATGGCGGCCTGAGCCTCGGCAACCTGGCCTCGGCGAAGAACGCCGGCGAGGTCGCCCGGCCGAAGCAGGCGGCGCTACAGGGTCTTTCCAAGATGCGCCGACTGATGCAGTTGGGCCTGCCGCAGGGCATCCTGCTGCCGCAGGAGCGCCCGCACCTGCCGACCCTGCATGCCTGGGGGTTCAAGGGCTCGCCCGAACTGGCCATCGCCGCCGCCTACCGCACCGACCAGGCCCTGTTCCAGAACGCCTGCGCAGCCTCCTCTATGTGGGCCGCCAACGCCGCCACCGTCTCGCCCAGCGCCGACACCGAAGATGGCCGCCTGCATCTGACCGTGGCCAACCTGGCCTCGAACCTGCACCGCTCCCTGGAGGCGACCTTCACCGACCGGCAGCTGAGCCTGGTCTTTGGCGACGAAGAGCATTTCGCCGTGCACGATCCCCTGCCCGGCGGCCAGCACCTCGGCGACGAGGGCGCCGCCAATCACGGCCGCCTGTGCCGCAGCCACGGCGAGGCCGGCGTCGAACTGTTCGTCTATGGCGACAAGCCCGAGGGCGGCTTCCCGGCCCGCCAGCGCCGCCGCGCCTCGGAATGCATCGCTCGCGTGCACGGTCTATCCCCGAAACGCACCGCCTTCGTTCAGCAGTCGGCCCAGGCGATCGACGCCGGCGCCTTCCACAACGACGTGGTCTCGGTGGCCAATGGCCACGTCCTGTTCGCCCATGCCCAGGCCTTCGAGGACCGCGACGGGACTATCGCGGCCCTGCGCCGCGCCTTTCCAGAGCTAGTGCTGGTCGAGGTCCCGGCTGAGGAGGTTTCCCTGGCCGACGCCGTGCGCTCCTACCTGTTCAACAGCCAGCTGGTCAGCCTGCCGGGCCGACCGGGTAAGATGGCCCTGATCCTGCCGGCCGAGACCCAGGAGACCGCCTCGACCAAGGCTTATCTCGACCGCCTGCTGGCCTCGGGGGGCCCGATCGCCGAGGCCCATGTGGTCGAGGTGCGCGAAAGCATGAGAAACGGCGGCGGCCCAGCCTGCCTGCGCCTGCGCGTCGCCGTCACGCCCGAGGAGCACGCCGCCGTCGATCAGCGCTTCCTGCTGGACGAGGCCAAGCTGGCCGCTCTGGAGGCCTGGGTCCAAAAGACCTATCCCGACGCGGTCACGCCCGAAATGCTGGGCGATCCAGCCCTGCACCGCCAGAGCCTCGAAGCCCTGGACCAGCTGACTGAACTTCTCGACCTGGGCTCGATCTACGACTTCCAGTTCGAATAG